The DNA region TGGATTAAAGCTCGCTAATGCTAAAAATAGAAAGATAGCGAACGCACCGCAGAGCAAGAGCCCAACTTCTAAAACGCGTTGCACACCGCTCATACACTACTCCAGCTCATTGCTTGACTTGCCATAGGGTTCTGTCGTCCTTTTGTTCTGAGCTTCATATTCTTATGATTTTGATATTTTTATTGAAGCTATTGTAACTTGCTTGACCACGTTATACAGCAATTTATCCTGCCTTTTCTTAACCTTTAATCAGCACTTTATTATCGTCTTTTACTTCTTCCATCACGACATAAGTGCGTGATTCGTTGACACCCGGCATGGTTAAAATGGTTTCGCCTAACAACTTACGGTAGGCCGGCATGTCAGGCACACGCGCCTTAATTAAGAAATCGAAATCACCGGCTACTAAATGGCATTCAAGTATTTCAGGTGTTTTTCGCACCGCCTCACTGAACTCAGCAAAGGCATCAGATGATGTACGCGTGAGTGTTATTTCAACAAACACCATTAGGTTAGCCCCAAGTTTAGCGGGATTGATACGCGCATGATAACTGTCAATCACCCCTTCTCGTTCCAGCTTACGCACACGCTCATTACAAGCGGTCGGGCTAAGACCAACGCGCTGTGCAAGATTAACATTGCTGATGCGGCCATCGTCTTGCAGAATTCGTAGAATCTTCCGATCAATTCTATCGATAGTTATTTCCACTGGTTCTTCGGCATTAAACATTGTTTTTCTCTATTTTATGTATTCTATAACTATTTATAGCCTATAAAATGCCATAAAAAAAGTACGAAACACACCTATCTAATCATCTATAATTGCCGCCGAAATAAGTAGCTATCATGAAGCTATGAATCAAACTCAA from Pseudidiomarina andamanensis includes:
- the lrp gene encoding leucine-responsive transcriptional regulator Lrp, translated to MFNAEEPVEITIDRIDRKILRILQDDGRISNVNLAQRVGLSPTACNERVRKLEREGVIDSYHARINPAKLGANLMVFVEITLTRTSSDAFAEFSEAVRKTPEILECHLVAGDFDFLIKARVPDMPAYRKLLGETILTMPGVNESRTYVVMEEVKDDNKVLIKG